ACACTAGTATTGAAAAGATTAGAGTGTTTCATTTTAGTGTTAAGCGAATAACTACTTTGTTAAGTAGAAGCAATACCATAGGATAATTATGAAAGCATGTCTGAGTgcactaataaaaaaaatttttcatagaAAAAAACATTCTTAATTACTGTTACCTCATGGTGTCCCCCAACAATTCTTGATGAGTATGTCATATCATGACTATGTAGATAGCCTCCAGTTTCCAAATGTTGAAGCCGAATCTTCTGATCTTGTTTCCAATTCTTCCCACTTCCTTCTATTAGAAGCCTAAAGGAAAAAAAGTGAAATACTTATAATTTATGAAGCATCTTAGAGAATGTTGAGATCTAAATATTCTcacaaagataaaatttaatgtcTCACTTCCAATTGTCTCCTTTGTCCGATTCAGAATCGTCTCCATAGCAACTCACCTATATGTGCAGTTCCActtgaaaaatattagaaaataaattaaaagagacTTGTTCCTTTGCAAATTGCATCAATGATGAAAACTATTTAGATAATAATCACTCCTTCTATTCCATAAATAAGCCATTTTAACGTTTCtggtatatttatttataactcAATATATCAAGATATAAATTATGTCTGAATAcattaatttataaaagtaaTAGAAGTATTAATAGACTCCTTATGAGAATACCAAAGGAAGAGTGTAATTAATGAACAACTAACCTCAAGATTGTTTGAAATTGGGGAAGCATGCATATGGCTGTGAAGCCATTTTCTTGTTCCCAAGTGCTGCAATCTAATAATTGTTCCACTTTTAATGGTATCACCTTGTTTGACAGGACTCCCTTTTTCAGGCTTAACAATCTGCAACAAAATGTTAATGCCATGTAATTTTTGAGAACTACCACAACTACTATTCCATCATGTTATTTAGCAATGAAGAATCTTAGCTTAGAAAAAATGTTATTATGACCATTAAGTTTCAATGCATATGTCTACCAACAAAAGAGGTTATTAGGTGTTCaatagaaaacaagaaattgCCATACAAGTACCATtcagaattttttttacatgaaCAGACTCTCTGTACAGAGTCTTAAAAGGTTGGATTAGCCACTATCAGAAAAAGGTTAAATTAGATattataattcaattttaataaataaaaacataaaagaaagaaGCTATACTAACCCAGTAGCTATTGGAATCATCGACAGTGGGGATACCAGTAACCGATTGTTGTCCACTGCCAGAACCATATGGAACGTCTTGAGAATGCAAACGGCATTTTGTCTTCTCATGCATCAGCTTCAGAACACTTCCATATGTTACCAGCACCTATATACAATATATGCTAACATCAAATTAATCTTACATTAGATTTTATAAAGTAACAATGAAGGCTTTATAATTATGCTATGTGTATGCTAAATAGAGCATAGCAGCTAACAATATTGAGTGATGTGACACAATAATTTTGTAGTTGCAGTCACCACAACTCTAATTCACACAACAAGACTGAAATTCGTAACTGCTAATTCAGAACTTTCAAGGAACAAATCCGCAATAAGTTACAACAAATAACAAAGGTGGCAATGAATCCAATCCATTTCAAGTTACAATAAATGGCAGGGTAATCAGATACAAACCATCGCACATTATGCAGTGTATGAGAAAAAGTCGCATCCAAAAGTGTATAATATTGGAATTTAAAACCCTAATCACAATTATAGTAATAGCCTTCGTAACGCAAAAGTCCCTACAATGGCTGAAGATAAGGATCAATCATAGCATCACGTATATTATCAGAAGTAACATGTTTTCAGTATCAATTAACTACCTTATTATTAATAAGAAGTAAGATTACGcatttatatataaagaaagaaagagaaaaataatggaTTAAATTGAAACCTCGGAGGGACTTTCAGAGGAAGAAGGAGATTTGGcggaagaagaatgaaggagaagagtgaagaagataAACAAGGCCAAAGCCATGAgatgaataagaataagaatgagaaaggcaatataattatttatgaaaaattcatgtTATTTAGTTCGTTGCATGATCTATATATAATACACTTGATCACTTCAGTACAGGAAATTACGAATTAGGAATAGGAATATATCCTTAAAACGCTTTCAGttaaattctaatattaaacCTATTTGTAGGGCATTTTTTTCCCTCCAACAATTCAATTAGAATTGCAAATGGGAGAATATAATCCTTTAACCAAAGTACTCCCAACATCTcatttaattcaattatttttatttttattttgttaattataattaagtatgctttttattttaaaaaatcattaattaatttttattttgttaatttttactattaaataaaaaattactaaaagaatttgatgaaattaacaaaaaatactagaaatatgttttatttattagagattcattattcattatcaatagttaaaatttaaaaatgctgTGCTTTTTAAAGGTTCAAActcattattttgtgtttggtaaataaaaaaattatgtgtttGTACTTGCAGTTTTTAAAAGATTGGGATACTTTTGAAAGCATCTAAGATAGaacttttcaaaattgacttgtacttttcaaaatttaaaagtctaatataacttCATAtcttaactaattttcaaatttaatatttatatttatttctattatagtatttttaaattttaaaagttattttgcCAAACGCAATTGATATTACTTATGTTTATTGAaagctatttttaatttgatttaccaaataTAAATGCTACAACTTTTAAGAAGtcatcttttaaaagttaatttttataaactatttttaaaaaataaaaaactttactAAACTAAACCttaatttggtaaaatttttacttttcaaaaataacttaTGAAAGCTGTCTTTTAAAAACCAACTTTTCAAAAACTGCGACCTGCATTTGGTAAAATCAAgctaaaaaaattactttgatAACCATAAATGTTtggtaaaatagtttttaaaaattaaaaggaccataataaatatacatatatatataataaagaataattacttttttaagtgctaataattgataaggataattttagatatttattattatattagattatattagactttttaattttgataagtataaattaaatcaactttaaaaattttttatacttttaaaaattacaagtATAAGTACATAAgtttttaatttactaaatacAAAATGAGGTGATTTTGCTTTTGACAAGCTTCTCTCtgaaaatttttatcaaatcaaGTCTCACTGCATGTTTTAGTTAACTTaaacaactttttaaaaataaaaaaatctaatttaaaaaattttaaaatttaaatatgcgtTCAAAAAATGTCGTTTCATAAGAAAACACGCAACGTCATTCTTCTCCTCTTCTAATGCCACATTGCTGCTCCTCTTCTCCTTGTGATTCGCCTCCTTCTTATCGCGCCACAGTTCTCAACGGAATTCTCTCACACCGCATCGCTTATGCCTATCGAGGTCTAAGCTCTTCTTGCGAAGTCACAATCTGTGCACTCCCTTGTAGCAATCGATCTAAAGTAAACAGTTTAtccaatctaaattaaaaattgataaaattacattaattcggatttgatttaattctattttttacaaATCGTTTGATTGGatcaaattttagatttattttttcatagtcGATCCAATCCAATTCAAACCGCATAAtgtgttataatattattattttattattatatttacaattatacttgttcaatttgttatacatttttctattattcatgtattattattatttaataaatattttatattcaaaatattatttattcatttattttaactcatctataattttatttctattgttatgttattattgactttttaaatattgttaagacttgttatgtcattgttggttatttaaaatttgatattgaaacttgttatatgtataatttttttaatttaaaaagtcgcaaatccaaaccgatccaaaccgcttataatcggatcggatcggattgaatttcaaaaaaatttatccaaTCTAAACCGCACCGCACATAAATTAAGCGTTCGGAtcgaatgatttttttttttaaaaccgtACCAAACCACACCGTAAACACTCTGCTCTCTGATATCCAGCACGTGGGTCACTGACCCAGACCACTGTCGCACACATCGTCTTGCGTTGCCGTGGTGCTACCCACGAGAGTCTGATTACATGCATTTTTTGTTGCAGATTGGAGACGGATATTTAGATAAACGTGAGATAGAtatgtttttgttaaaatttgaatgtttctttttgtttaacTATAATGTAAGGCAGCAAAAAAGTCCAATAACACAAAAAATCAACCCACACCCTTATTCAAATCAAACTCTAGTACCAgcgacaaacccttaaatggagttcaGTACCGCGGCGGATTAGTCCTTGGCCTGCCGAGTTGGGAGATACCGtgggaaaccaaaaaaaaaaaaaataaaactctaGTTTTACagttttactttttattttcacacacagtaaaattaaaaaaataactgcaCCTCcgctctcttttctctctcactCCCATTCACACTGCGGTTCTGATTCCCACGGTTGCGCCGCTGCCTCGATTGATgccaacaaatttttttattttaaatgtatataattattttcaaaattatcataacttttaatttcaatcaattttatttgtaaaatttaaaaaatgtttggtgtttttttgattttttatttatttatttttatcttttgagatattttttataattgaaaacgATTAATACTTGTGTGGtttgagaaaaaagaaaaaacaaagaaaaaaaggtataaaataagattttttttgatgtttttataaattgcaaaaaattatatcatacaTAATGATTAgttaagttatcaaaatttatattaaatgaaGAGTTAAATTTAATCATATAATGAACTAACTTATTTTCACCAATAATAATATGACACATAATAAGtgatatcttattttttaaaattaagaaaattgagtagaattgattataaaaataaaatattgacttaaaaattctaaaatattaactaatattaataaaaaatattatcttataattttttttaatctcggTTAATAATAAGATGGAGGGCCAATTCAAAGCCTTCGGTAAAATAAGAACAGCCCTCAATTCAAAACCCTCTTTACTATAGTATTAAGATCCTGTTTGATTTGGGTATGTTATAAAGTATTCGACCAACCGcatatagaaaattatttttagtggttATTCAATTTGTATTtagtgataataaaaaataatcacaaatatatttattaataattaaatcttaattattttatgatttattactaaaaatctttagtaataattatataattgttagatatttttaataattacaaaaattatattatttttattgttctgtTCTGTAAGAAGCTCTCAAGCTATAACGATTCTTTTCGAGCAATATGTCACTTGTTCCGAAGTGCTTTAAGTCGGCTTGGCTTGAATATTGTAGCAAATATATCTGTAGAAAATATTTCGATGTTCAAATCAGTAAAAGGCTTAATAAAgatgttaattaaatattttaagtaaGGTAAAATAGAACTTGTTCTTCTCTAAATGTGAGTGGTTGGTTATATAGATGAATAAATTACTGATTTGTTGGAGTATTCTGTAATTCTTTTGGTGAAGAAGTGAGTTCCGTTTGTGGAGAAGTTGTTTTGTTGATAGACTTTGactatttaaattttgtgtccaaCTTTTTCGATACATTCCAAATTATGAGGTTAGTTTATTATTTGGTGGGTAgtatcaattattaaaaaaattaaataaaatatataatgagGTTTATATTATTGACACTAAAAAATTAGAACTAAATGTGATAAATTTTGTTGTTGAAGTGAGTTTAGCTTGTTATTAGAAATAGGAAAGGTTAATACTTAGAGGAGTGGTAGGAGACtagtaaattttgtaatttgtaattatcaattagttattattggtatttttaatggtgtgaaattTAATCcaatagtataaaattactcACTTTTCTATTGCTGATTAAATACtgaacaaattttaataaaaatagggTTTAAGATTTAGGGTGTAGGGTTTAGGCTGGCATATTCAGTTAGCCAAGTGGttgacaaagaaaaatataaataaataatttcatagCCAATTAACTTTAAACAActgtaattaataataattaattttatatttaaaaaaattaaataattattaattattgacaattaattaatatagaatacagttcaaaaatatttattgactTATTGTTGGTTAGATTCTTATTGGTTACTTAGCGAAATTGGGTTGACAATTGTTATTACTTACTAGGTAGTTGTTGGTTAAGTTGGTTATTAGTTGAGAGAAAGATTTTTTTAGTTGC
This portion of the Arachis duranensis cultivar V14167 chromosome 6, aradu.V14167.gnm2.J7QH, whole genome shotgun sequence genome encodes:
- the LOC107495434 gene encoding stromal cell-derived factor 2-like protein is translated as MALALFIFFTLLLHSSSAKSPSSSESPSEVLVTYGSVLKLMHEKTKCRLHSQDVPYGSGSGQQSVTGIPTVDDSNSYWIVKPEKGSPVKQGDTIKSGTIIRLQHLGTRKWLHSHMHASPISNNLEVSCYGDDSESDKGDNWKLLIEGSGKNWKQDQKIRLQHLETGGYLHSHDMTYSSRIVGGHHEVCGVGEKNANNIWLAAEGI